A part of Saccharomyces cerevisiae S288C chromosome XIV, complete sequence genomic DNA contains:
- the MPA43 gene encoding Mpa43p (hypothetical protein; the authentic, non-tagged protein is detected in highly purified mitochondria in high-throughput studies): protein MNSSLQVGIGIDVGSSSARIGVYNYYNDALLEMAQEPVPYYQDSSKKSWKFWQKSTEIIKALQKCLQKLNIREYEVKSCGVSATCSLAIFERDRTSNMLIPYPNEDNVIFWMDSSAVNECQWLNMQCPQQLLDYLGGKFVPEMGVPKLKYFLDEYSHLRDKHFHIFDLHQYIAYELSRLYEWNIEGLLGRENLNGIGNDGEVSGWSSSFYKNIINLPSNVSIGTTSLVANKHISTTVVRSCIDSYASWFAVASPHLETSLFMIAGTSSCYMYGTTISDTRIPGVWGPFDTILDNRGDFSVYAAGQSCTGKLIEHLFESHPCARKILKDGADIYQVLEQTIRDIEKNNGLSIHILTKDMFFYGDYEGNRTPFADPRIKGSFIGESTDTSMLNLTYKYICILEFLSFQTKLIIDTFQNENSNIHIKELRISGSQAKNERLLSLISLVNNGVAIIKPKENVDMMGIKGAYVLAKSAKEKKQLADVITERDISNDSEKFESLAEYRLGNDSILLRKLLCVKYHIHLDMAKQQKRYHKLVDEVFQHL, encoded by the coding sequence ATGAATAGCAGTCTGCAAGTTGGCATCGGAATTGATGTAGGTTCATCAAGTGCTAGAATAGGTGTATATAATTACTACAATGATGCGCTGTTAGAAATGGCGCAGGAACCAGTCCCATACTACCAGGattcttcaaagaagtCATGGAAATTCTGGCAAAAATCAACTGAAATAATTAAAGCCCTTCAAAAGTGTCTTCAGAAACTGAACATTAGAGAATATGAGGTAAAGTCATGTGGTGTTTCTGCAACGTGTTCATTAGCTATTTTCGAAAGGGATCGCACAAGTAACATGCTGATACCGTATCCAAATGAAGATAATGTCATATTTTGGATGGACTCTTCTGCCGTAAACGAATGTCAATGGCTAAATATGCAATGTCCACAACAGCTTTTGGATTATTTGGGAGGAAAATTTGTACCCGAAATGGGCGTCCCCAAATTGaagtactttttagatGAATACTCTCATTTACGAGACAAACATTTTCATATCTTTGATCTTCATCAATACATTGCTTATGAACTGAGCCGCTTGTATGAATGGAACATTGAAGGACTTTTGGGAAGAGAAAATCTTAATGGTATAGGCAATGATGGAGAGGTATCTGGCTggtcatcttcattttaCAAAAACATTATAAATTTACCATCTAATGTAAGCATTGGAACCACTAGTCTTGTTGCCAATAAGCACATTTCGACAACTGTAGTTCGCAGTTGTATTGACAGTTATGCAAGTTGGTTCGCAGTTGCTTCTCCTCATTTGGAAACATCATTGTTTATGATAGCCGGGACTTCTAGCTGCTACATGTATGGTACTACCATCTCTGATACTAGAATTCCTGGAGTATGGGGACCTTTTGATACTATACTTGACAACAGGGGtgatttttctgtttatGCTGCGGGCCAGTCGTGTACTGGTAAATTAATTGAACATTTATTTGAGAGTCATCCATGTGCCAGGAAAATTCTGAAAGATGGTGCTGATATCTATCAAGTACTCGAACAAACCATTCGTGACATTGAGAAGAACAATGGTCTCTCAATTCATATTCTTACGAAAGATATGTTTTTCTACGGTGATTACGAGGGAAATAGGACTCCTTTTGCAGATCCACGGATAAAGGGTTCTTTCATTGGCGAGTCCACCGATACATCAATGTTGAATCTtacatataaatatatttgtatcttggaatttttatcatttcaGACAAAATTGATAATTGATAcatttcaaaatgaaaattcaaatatacATATCAAAGAGTTAAGGATATCTGGTAGTCAAGCGAAAAATGAAAGACTATTATCATTGATTTCCTTGGTTAACAACGGTGTAGCAATAATTAAACCTAAAGAGAATGTCGATATGATGGGTATCAAAGGTGCTTACGTGCTTGCTAAGTCTgcaaaggaaaagaaacaacTAGCTGACGTTATAACAGAGAGAGATATTAGTAATGATAGCGAAAAATTCGAATCTCTTGCTGAATACCGACTTGGAAACGATAGCATATTACTAAGAAAATTGCTTTGCGTTAAATATCATATACACTTAGATATGGCTAAGCAACAGAAGCGTTATCACAAACTCGTCGACGAAGTATTTCAGCACCTCTAA
- the RAD50 gene encoding MRX complex DNA-binding subunit (Subunit of MRX complex with Mre11p and Xrs2p; complex is involved in processing double-strand DNA breaks in vegetative cells, initiation of meiotic DSBs, telomere maintenance, and nonhomologous end joining; forms nuclear foci upon DNA replication stress), protein MSAIYKLSIQGIRSFDSNDRETIEFGKPLTLIVGMNGSGKTTIIECLKYATTGDLPPNSKGGVFIHDPKITGEKDIRAQVKLAFTSANGLNMIVTRNIQLLMKKTTTTFKTLEGQLVAINNSGDRSTLSTRSLELDAQVPLYLGVPKAILEYVIFCHQEDSLWPLSEPSNLKKKFDEIFQAMKFTKALDNLKSIKKDMSVDIKLLKQSVEHLKLDKDRSKAMKLNIHQLQTKIDQYNEEVSEIESQLNEITEKSDKLFKSNQDFQKILSKVENLKNTKLSISDQVKRLSNSIDILDLSKPDLQNLLANFSKVLMDKNNQLRDLETDISSLKDRQSSLQSLSNSLIRRQGELEAGKETYEKNRNHLSSLKEAFQHKFQGLSNIENSDMAQVNHEMSQFKAFISQDLTDTIDQFAKDIQLKETNLSDLIKSITVDSQNLEYNKKDRSKLIHDSEELAEKLKSFKSLSTQDSLNHELENLKTYKEKLQSWESENIIPKLNQKIEEKNNEMIILENQIEKFQDRIMKTNQQADLYAKLGLIKKSINTKLDELQKITEKLQNDSRIRQVFPLTQEFQRADLEMDFQKLFINMQKNIAINNKKMHELDRRYTNALYNLNTIEKDLQDNQKSKEKVIQLLSENLPEDCTIDEYNDVLEETELSYKTALENLKMHQTTLEFNRKALEIAERDSCCYLCSRKFENESFKSKLLQELKTKTDANFEKTLKDTVQNEKEYLHSLRLLEKHIITLNSINEKIDNSQKCLEKAKEETKTSKSKLDELEVDSTKLKDEKELAESEIRPLIEKFTYLEKELKDLENSSKTISEELSIYNTSEDGIQTVDELRDQQRKMNDSLRELRKTISDLQMEKDEKVRENSRMINLIKEKELTVSEIESSLTQKQNIDDSIRSKRENINDIDSRVKELEARIISLKNKKDEAQSVLDKVKNERDIQVRNKQKTVADINRLIDRFQTIYNEVVDFEAKGFDELQTTIKELELNKAQMLELKEQLDLKSNEVNEEKRKLADSNNEEKNLKQNLELIELKSQLQHIESEISRLDVQNAEAERDKYQEESLRLRTRFEKLSSENAGKLGEMKQLQNQIDSLTHQLRTDYKDIEKNYHKEWVELQTRSFVTDDIDVYSKALDSAIMKYHGLKMQDINRIIDELWKRTYSGTDIDTIKIRSDEVSSTVKGKSYNYRVVMYKQDVELDMRGRCSAGQKVLASIIIRLALSETFGANCGVIALDEPTTNLDEENIESLAKSLHNIINMRRHQKNFQLIVITHDEKFLGHMNAAAFTDHFFKVKRDDRQKSQIEWVDINRVTY, encoded by the coding sequence ATGAGCGCTATCTATAAATTATCTATTCAGGGCATACGGTCTTTTGACTCCAATGATAGGGAAACTATTGAATTTGGCAAGCCTCTGACTTTAATAGTCGGCATGAATGGTTCAGGTAAAACGACTATCATCGAATGTTTAAAGTACGCTACCACAGGTGATCTACCGCCCAACAGCAAGGGAGGAGTATTCATTCATGACCCGAAGATAACTGGTGAAAAGGACATTAGAGCTCAGGTCAAACTGGCGTTTACGAGTGCCAATGGACTCAATATGATTGTCACCAGAAATATTCAGTTGCTAATGAAAAAGACTACTACTACATTTAAGACTTTAGAAGGCCAGTTGGTCGCTATAAATAATAGTGGTGACCGCAGTACTTTGTCCACCCGGTCTCTGGAATTAGACGCACAAGTACCCCTGTATCTGGGAGTTCCAAAAGCGATCTTGGAATACGTGATATTCTGTCACCAAGAAGACAGCCTGTGGCCACTGAGTGAACCATCCAATCTTAAAAAGAagtttgatgaaattttccaaGCGATGAAATTTACAAAGGCTCTAGACAATTTAAAATCCATAAAGAAAGACATGTCCGTGGATATCAAGTTATTAAAGCAATCAGTAGAACACTTAAAGTTGGATAAAGACAGATCGAAAGCAATGAAGCTCAATATCCACCAATTGCAAACTAAGATAGATCAGtataatgaagaagtgTCTGAAATTGAATCTCAATTGAATGAAATCACTGAGAAATCCGATAAACTGTTTAAATCTAATCaagatttccaaaaaatacTATCCAAAGTAGagaacttgaaaaatacaaaactCTCAATTAGTGATCAAGTGAAAAGATTGTCAAACTCAATTGATATTCTCGATTTATCGAAGCCAGATTTGCAAAACTTATTGGCAAACTTCTCTAAAGTCTTGATGGATAAGAATAATCAGTTGAGAGATTTGGAAACCGATATTTCAAGTTTGAAAGACCGTCAGTCATCCTTGCAGAGCCTTTCTAATTCCCTCATCAGGCGGCAGGGTGAGTTAGAAGCTGGTAAGGAGACATACGAAAAGAACAGAAATCACCTTTCATCGCTAAAAGAAGCCTTCCAACATAAGTTCCAAGGCCTTTcaaatattgaaaacagTGATATGGCTCAAGTAAATCACGAAATGTCACAGTTCAAGGCTTTCATCTCTCAGGATTTAACTGACACTATAGATCAATTTGCAAAGGATATTCAACTAAAGGAAACAAATTTATCCGACTtgataaaatcaataaCCGTCGATTCACAGAATTTGgaatataataaaaaggaCAGATCTAAATTAATCCATGACTCTGAAGAGCTTGCTgagaaattgaaatcaTTTAAAAGTTTGTCTACTCAAGATAGCCTCAATCATGAACTGGAAAACTTAAAAACatacaaagaaaagctGCAATCTTGGGAAAGTGAGAATATTATACCAAAATTGAACCAGAAAatagaagagaaaaataatgagaTGATTATCTTAGAGAATCAAATTgagaaatttcaagatcGCATAATGAAAACGAATCAACAAGCGGACTTATACGCCAAACTAGGACTAATAAAGAAGTCCATTAATACTAAATTAGACGAGTTACAAAAGATTACGGAAAAATTACAGAATGATTCTAGAATAAGGCAAGTATTTCCCCTCACCCAGGAATTTCAAAGAGCTGATTTAGAAATGgattttcagaaattatTCATCAATATGCAAAAGAATATAGCgatcaacaacaaaaagaTGCACGAATTGGATAGAAGATATACAAACGCTTTGTACAATTTGAACACCATTGAAAAGGATTTACAGGATAATCAGAAGtcgaaagaaaaagtgATACAACTACTAAGCGAAAACTTACCAGAGGATTGTACTATTGATGAATATAATGATGTCCTGGAAGAAACGGAGCTCTCCTATAAGACTGCGCTGgaaaacttgaaaatgCATCAAACTACTTTAGAATTTAATAGAAAAGCATTAGAGATCGCTGAACGTGACAGCTGCTGTTATTTGTGTTCTAgaaagtttgaaaatgaatcGTTTAAAAGTAAGTTGTTACAAGAactaaaaacaaaaacagacgcaaattttgaaaaaactttgaaagaCACTGTCCAAAACGAAAAGGAATATCTTCATAGTTTAAGGCTACTGGAGAAACATATTATTACACTAAATTCtataaatgaaaagattgaTAATTCACAGAAGTGCCTTGAAAAAGCTAAGgaggaaacaaaaacttCCAAATCAAAACTAGATGAATTGGAAGTAGATTCCacaaaattgaaagatgaGAAAGAGTTAGCTGAGTCTGAAATTCGTCCTTTGATTGAGAAGTTTACTTACTTAGAAAAGGAACTTAAGGATCTTGAAAACAGTTCTAAAACGATATCTGAGGAGCTATCGATTTATAATACCAGTGAAGATGGTATTCAAACTGTTGATGAATTAAGGGACCAACAAAGGAAGATGAATGATTCTTTACGTGAACTGAGGAAAACCATTTCAGATTTGcaaatggaaaaagatgaaaaggtgagagaaaattcaagaatGATTAACTtgattaaagaaaaggaattaACAGTTTCTGAAATTGAATCATCTTTAACAcagaaacaaaatattgatgattCTATAAGGTCAAAAAGGGAAAACATCAACGATATCGATTCTAGAGTAAAGGAGTTAGAAGCACGTAttatttcattaaaaaacaaaaaggatGAAGCGCAAAGTGTTCTAGACaaagtaaaaaatgaaCGTGATATTCAAGTACGcaacaaacaaaaaaccGTTGCAGATATTAATCGGTTAATAGATAGATTTCAGACCATTTATAACGAAGTGGTTGATTTTGAAGCTAAGGGCTTCGATGAATTGCaaacaacaataaaagaACTAGAATTGAACAAAGCTCAAATGCTGGAACTAAAGGAGCAGCTTGATCTCAAGTCAAATGAAGTTaacgaagaaaagagaaaactTGCTGACTCAAATAATGAGGAGAAAAACTTGAAGCAGAACTTAGAACtaattgaattgaaatCACAACTTCAGCACATTGAATCTGAGATAAGTAGATTAGACGTTCAAAATGCAGAAGCTGAAAGGGACAAATATCAAGAGGAATCACTAAGACTAAGAACAAGATTTGAAAAGCTGAGCTCTGAAAACGCAGGTAAATTAGGTGAAATGAAACAATTACAGAATCAAATAGATTCATTGACTCATCAACTGCGGACTGATTACAAAGATATCGAGAAAAATTACCATAAAGAATGGGTTGAATTACAGACAAGATCCTTTGTTACTGACGACATAGATGTCTATTCAAAAGCATTAGATAGTGCTATTATGAAATATCATGGATTGAAAATGCAAGATATAAACAGGAtaattgatgaattatGGAAGCGTACGTATAGTGGTACTGATATAGACACCATCAAAATTAGATCAGATGAAGTTAGTAGTACAGTTAAGGGAAAATCATACAACTATCGTGTTGTAATGTACAAGCAGGATGTTGAATTGGATATGAGAGGACGATGTTCCGCGGGTCAAAAAGTTCTTGCATCGATTATTATCAGGCTAGCTCTATCTGAAACATTTGGCGCAAATTGTGGCGTAATTGCACTAGACGAACCTACCACCAATttagatgaagaaaacatcGAAAGTTTAGCAAAATCTTTACACAATATAATTAATATGAGAAGACATCAAAAGAATTTCCAGCTAATCGTGATCACTCATGATGAGAAATTTTTGGGTCATATGAATGCAGCGGCATTTACTGATCACTTCTTCAAAGTCAAGAGAGATGATAGGCAAAAATCACAAATTGAGTGGGTCGATATTAACAGAGTCACTTATTGA
- the NRD1 gene encoding Nrd1 complex RNA-binding subunit (RNA-binding subunit of Nrd1 complex; complex interacts with exosome to mediate 3'-end formation of some mRNAs, snRNAs, snoRNAs, and CUTs; interacts with CTD of RNA pol II large subunit Rpo21p at phosphorylated Ser5 to direct transcription termination of non-polyadenylated transcripts; H3K4 trimethylation of transcribed regions by Set1p enhances recruitment of Nrd1p to those sites; role in regulation of mitochondrial abundance and cell size) gives MQQDDDFQNFVATLESFKDLKSGISGSRIKKLTTYALDHIDIESKIISLIIDYSRLCPDSHKLGSLYIIDSIGRAYLDETRSNSNSSSNKPGTCAHAINTLGEVIQELLSDAIAKSNQDHKEKIRMLLDIWDRSGLFQKSYLNAIRSKCFAMDISNNTANTASQQLSLDPKQRSKQILSNLKKSPPLNLNISLPTDLTSTDPAKQQAALFQVIAALQKHFKTLPSHTSVGTVAPPQAHTITEYGSRRERERERERYNSRRNRSRSPPAPFSQPSTGRKDRYPSVAQDQYSIGAPNTTFGTNNHHLYPDELNVSNNPHYRPKPVSYDSTLPPDHIKVYSRTLFIGGVPLNMKEWDLANVLKPFAEVQSVILNNSRKHAFVKVYSRHEAENVLQNFNKDGALPLRTRWGVGFGPRDCCDYQHGYSIIPMHRLTDADKKWSVSAQWGGTSGQPLVTGIVFEEPDIIVGEGVSSKAISQKMPTDSGRNGPRSGKPNKSGSISSISPVPYGNAPLASPPPQQYVQPMMQQPYGYAPNQPLPSQGPAAAAPPVPQQQFDPTAQLNSLMNMLNQQQQQQQQS, from the coding sequence ATGCAGCAGGACGAcgattttcaaaattttgtagCTACCTTGGAATCAttcaaagatttgaaaTCTGGTATTTCAGGTTCTCGTATTAAGAAACTAACCACTTACGCACTTGATCACATTGATATTGAATCGAAAATCATATCTTTGATAATAGACTACTCAAGACTTTGTCCCGATTCTCATAAATTAGGTTCTTTATATATCATCGATTCAATAGGTAGAGCTTACTTGGATGAAACAAGATCAAATTCaaacagcagcagcaacaaacCCGGTACTTGTGCCCATGCCATAAACACGTTGGGCGAAGTAATTCAAGAACTGCTATCCGATGCTATTGCAAAAAGTAATCAAGACcacaaggaaaaaattcgTATGCTTTTAGACATTTGGGACAGGTCCGGCTTGTTTCAAAAGAGTTACTTGAACGCCATCAGGTCAAAATGCTTTGCTATGGACATATCGAATAACACCGCGAACACCGCTTCACAACAACTATCACTGGATCCCAAGCAGAGGTCGAAACAAATCTTgtcaaatctaaagaaAAGTCCTCCTTTAAACTTGAACATAAGTCTTCCAACTGATTTGACTTCCACAGATCCAGCCAAACAGCAAGCAGCTCTTTTCCAAGTAATAGCGGCTCTGCAGAAACATTTTAAAACTTTGCCTTCACATACATCCGTGGGTACAGTCGCACCTCCCCAAGCCCATACAATTACCGAATATGGTAGCAGACGTGAACGTGAACgtgaaagagaaagatATAACTCAAGAAGGAATAGATCAAGATCTCCTCCGGCACCATTTTCTCAGCCATCGACAGGCAGGAAGGACCGCTATCCATCTGTGGCCCAGGACCAATACAGCATAGGCGCCCCCAATACGACATTTGGCACAAACAATCACCACTTATACCCCGATGAGCTTAATGTTTCCAATAATCCTCATTATAGACCAAAACCAGTAAGTTACGACTCTACATTGCCACCAGATCATATTAAAGTCTACAGCCGTACTCTTTTCATCGGTGGGGTACCACTAAACATGAAGGAATGGGACCTTGCTAACGTTTTAAAACCTTTTGCTGAAGTACAAAGCGTCATTCTGAATAACTCCAGAAAACACGCTTTTGTGAAAGTTTATTCAAGACATGAGGCCGAAAATGTTTTGCAAAACTTCAATAAAGATGGAGCCCTGCCATTGAGAACTAGGTGGGGAGTTGGTTTTGGTCCAAGAGATTGTTGTGACTATCAACACGGTTACAGTATTATTCCTATGCACAGGCTCACGGACGCTGATAAAAAATGGTCAGTAAGTGCGCAATGGGGTGGCACTTCTGGTCAACCTCTCGTTACCGGTATTGTTTTCGAAGAACCGGATATTATCGTTGGTGAAGGTGTTTCTTCCAAGGCAATATCTCAAAAGATGCCTACTGATTCTGGCAGAAATGGGCCACGTTCTGGTAAACCTAACAAATCTGGTAGCATATCGTCGATATCTCCAGTACCCTACGGCAATGCACCATTGGCATCTCCTCCACCACAGCAATATGTGCAACCTATGATGCAGCAACCGTATGGTTATGCCCCCAACCAACCATTACCTTCTCAGGGACCTGCCGCAGCGGCTCCCCCTGTACCTCAGCAACAATTTGACCCCACTGCTCAATTGAATTCTTTGATGAATATGCTTAAccaacagcagcagcaacaacaacaaagcTAA
- the RPA49 gene encoding DNA-directed RNA polymerase I subunit RPA49 (RNA polymerase I subunit A49; essential for nucleolar assembly and for high polymerase loading rate; required for nucleolar localization of Rpa34p) — protein sequence MSVKRSVSEIEIESVQDQPSVAVGSFFKGFRAPSDTTFDLYKKKKSEKDEFVLHGENERLEYEGYTDSSSQASNQYVVGLFNPEKKSIQLYKAPVLVSKVVSKSSKNLRGPKIKSKSDTRPSALRNALGEAFGTKKAKKAIADLERNRIDSDKLTDSAIDIVDSVRTASKDLPTRAQLDEITSNDRPTPLANIDATDVEQIYPIESIIPKKELQFIRVSSILKEADKEKKLELFPYQNNSKYVAKKLDSLTQPSQMTKLQLLYYLSLLLGVYENRRVNNKTKLLERLNSPPEILVDGILSRFTVIKPGQFGRSKDRSYFIDPQNEDKILCYILAIIMHLDNFIVEITPLAHELNLKPSKVVSLFRVLGAIVKGATVAQAEAFGIPKSTAASYKIATMKVPFKLPEMTRRGRGPRR from the coding sequence ATGTCCGTGAAAAGGTCTGTTTCTGAAATCGAAATTGAAAGTGTTCAAGATCAACCCTCTGTTGCCGTGGGAAGTTTCTTCAAGGGCTTCCGTGCTCCCAGTGACACTACGTTCGACttatacaaaaaaaagaagtcTGAAAAGGACGAATTCGTATTACACGGTGAAAACGAGAGACTAGAATACGAAGGTTATACTGATTCTTCTTCCCAAGCTTCGAACCAGTATGTTGTGGGCCTATTTAAtccagaaaagaaaagtattCAACTCTACAAGGCTCCCGTACTTGTTTCCAAAGTTGTATCCAAGTCAAGCAAGAATCTAAGGGgtccaaaaataaaaagtaagAGTGATACTCGTCCATCTGCTTTGAGAAATGCGTTGGGTGAAGCGTTTGGTACTAAAAAGGCTAAAAAAGCTATTGCAGATCTAGAAAGAAACCGTATTGACTCTGATAAGTTGACTGATTCTGCTATTGACATTGTGGATTCCGTGAGAACTGCATCTAAGGATTTACCAACTCGGGCTCAATTGGATGAAATTACTTCCAACGATAGACCTACTCCATTAGCCAATATCGATGCCACTGATGTAGAACAAATTTACCCAATTGAAAGTATAATACCAAAGAAGGAATTACAGTTTATTCGCGTTTCATCAATTCTGAAAGAAGCGgataaggaaaagaagttgGAATTGTTCCCATACCAAAACAATTCCAAGTATGTGGCAAAGAAATTGGACTCTTTGACACAACCTTCACAAATGACCAAATTACAGCTACTATACTACTTATCACTATTACTGGGCGTATACGAAAATAGACGCGTGAATAACAAGACGAAGTTGTTAGAAAGGTTGAACAGTCCTCCTGAAATCTTGGTAGATGGTATCTTAAGCAGATTTACCGTGATAAAGCCTGGACAGTTTGGAAGATCAAAGGATCGCTCCTATTTCATTGACCcacaaaatgaagataaaaTCTTATGCTACATCTTGGCAATCATAATGCATTTGGATAACTTCATTGTTGAAATCACACCCTTAGCACACGAATTGAACTTGAAACCTTCCAAAGTTGTCAGTTTGTTCAGGGTACTTGGTGCTATTGTCAAAGGTGCCACAGTGGCTCAAGCTGAGGCTTTTGGCATTCCAAAAAGTACTGCAGCTTCTTATAAAATTGCCACTATGAAAGTTCCATTTAAGCTACCTGAAATGacaagaagaggaagaggtCCAAGACGTTAG